The Acidobacteriota bacterium genome has a segment encoding these proteins:
- a CDS encoding 4Fe-4S dicluster domain-containing protein has translation MKISRREFLGKSAAAAGMATVAASAGDVLAHQKFTGYPDALGLLIDTTRCIGCRSCEAACNKVNELPPPAVPFDDGSVFEEKRRTDSATYTVVNRYEDQESENAPVFRKIQCMHCQEPACASACFVGAFKKTPEGAVLYNPDVCIGCRYCMVACPFGVPAYEYDNAYTPEVTKCTLCYERIKEGLSTACAEACPTGAIQFGRREDLLKIARQRIQAYPERYVDHIYGEHEAGGTGCLYLAGAEFENLDLPENIQDAPYGLLTRGFLSAVPLVLVLWPALLGGFYILTKRGKDTDTPSGDKGATNV, from the coding sequence ATGAAAATATCGCGAAGAGAGTTTCTTGGGAAAAGCGCGGCGGCCGCGGGAATGGCGACGGTCGCGGCGTCGGCCGGCGACGTTCTGGCGCACCAAAAATTCACCGGCTATCCCGACGCCCTCGGGCTGTTGATAGACACCACGAGGTGCATCGGATGCCGCAGCTGCGAAGCCGCGTGCAACAAAGTCAACGAGCTGCCCCCTCCCGCTGTTCCCTTTGACGACGGGAGCGTCTTCGAAGAGAAAAGGCGCACCGATTCCGCGACGTACACGGTCGTCAACCGGTACGAAGACCAGGAGTCCGAAAACGCGCCGGTTTTCCGGAAAATCCAGTGCATGCACTGCCAGGAGCCGGCCTGTGCTTCCGCGTGTTTCGTGGGCGCCTTCAAGAAGACGCCGGAAGGCGCCGTCCTCTACAACCCCGACGTGTGCATCGGGTGCCGCTATTGCATGGTGGCCTGCCCGTTCGGGGTTCCCGCCTACGAGTACGACAACGCCTACACGCCGGAGGTCACGAAGTGCACGCTGTGCTACGAGCGCATCAAGGAAGGCCTCTCCACCGCCTGCGCGGAGGCATGTCCCACGGGCGCCATCCAGTTCGGCAGGCGCGAAGACCTGCTCAAGATAGCCAGGCAGCGCATTCAGGCCTACCCGGAGCGCTACGTGGACCACATCTACGGAGAGCACGAGGCCGGTGGAACGGGCTGCCTCTACCTGGCGGGTGCTGAGTTCGAAAATCTCGATTTGCCCGAGAATATTCAAGATGCGCCCTACGGCCTGCTGACGAGAGGTTTCCTCTCCGCGGTGCCCCTCGTTCTTGTGCTCTGGCCCGCGCTTCTCGGCGGATTCTACATTCTCACCAAGCGCGGTAAAGACACCGACACGCCTTCGGGCGACAAAGGAGCAACAAACGTATGA
- the nrfD gene encoding polysulfide reductase NrfD, which produces MPLSEYLRSLLTPFNLVAGLIVLVGLPITFLRFTRGLAATTNLSDTNPWGLWIGFDMLCGVALAAGGFVIGSAVYLFGRREYHMLVRPAVLTGFLGYFFAVIGLCFDLGRPWRLPYPMVVSFGVTSVMFLIAWHVALYLSVQFIEWCPAIWEWLGLRRVRRWIVGLTIGAVIFGAILSTLHQSALGALFLLAPTKVHPLWYSSFMPVFFFVSAIAAGICMLIFESMLSHRIFNDQVSHVSHEKFDRLTVGLGRAAALALVSYFCLKVIGLAHDNRWHLLATKWGAWYLLEVLGFVLLPCVLFAAATRANNPGLTRFASVIAIVGIVLNRLNVSIIAFNWNVADKYYPHWMEYAISITIVTVGLLTFRAIVNRMPILWNHPHYEPH; this is translated from the coding sequence ATGCCCCTAAGCGAGTACTTGCGTAGCCTTCTAACGCCGTTTAACCTCGTGGCGGGACTCATCGTTCTCGTCGGCCTCCCCATCACATTCCTACGCTTCACCCGGGGCCTAGCCGCCACCACGAACCTTTCGGACACCAATCCGTGGGGACTCTGGATTGGTTTCGACATGCTGTGCGGAGTGGCCCTCGCCGCGGGCGGATTCGTCATCGGCTCGGCGGTGTACCTCTTCGGCCGCAGGGAGTACCACATGCTCGTGCGGCCCGCCGTGCTCACGGGGTTCCTGGGATACTTCTTCGCCGTAATAGGGCTCTGCTTCGACCTGGGCCGGCCGTGGCGGCTTCCCTATCCGATGGTTGTTTCGTTCGGCGTCACGTCCGTCATGTTCCTGATAGCGTGGCACGTGGCGCTCTACCTGTCGGTCCAGTTCATCGAGTGGTGTCCCGCGATCTGGGAATGGCTCGGGCTGCGAAGAGTCCGCCGCTGGATTGTGGGGCTCACCATCGGGGCGGTCATCTTCGGCGCCATTCTCTCGACGCTCCACCAGTCGGCCCTCGGGGCGCTTTTTCTGCTTGCACCAACCAAAGTCCATCCCCTGTGGTACTCCTCGTTTATGCCGGTGTTCTTCTTCGTCTCAGCCATCGCGGCCGGGATATGTATGCTCATTTTCGAGAGCATGCTCTCGCACCGGATTTTCAACGACCAGGTCTCGCACGTCAGCCACGAGAAATTCGACCGACTCACGGTGGGGCTGGGCAGGGCCGCGGCGCTCGCCCTCGTCAGCTACTTCTGTCTCAAGGTAATCGGCCTGGCGCACGACAACCGGTGGCACCTGCTGGCCACGAAGTGGGGAGCGTGGTATCTCCTCGAGGTTCTGGGTTTCGTGCTCCTGCCCTGCGTGCTGTTCGCCGCGGCGACGCGGGCGAACAACCCCGGCCTCACGCGCTTCGCGAGCGTCATCGCCATCGTCGGCATCGTGCTCAACCGCCTCAACGTCTCCATCATCGCATTCAACTGGAACGTTGCGGACAAGTACTACCCACACTGGATGGAGTACGCCATCTCCATCACGATCGTTACGGTGGGACTCCTGACGTTCCGCGCGATCGTGAACCGCATGCCGATCCTCTGGAACCATCCGCACTACGAGCCGCACTAA
- a CDS encoding DMT family transporter — protein sequence MFLLLSGHWLGPTLVAFLLYGISGGLFKQALDDIPVSRFCLYTVVVDAVVYMSFFLYWHKTGSHPPPFAPEGLQFFFWAMVSGLLEGIAGILYYESLSGGPVSIVGTVSAAYPVATAVLAFIFLGELLIPTQYIGAALVVAGCIGIAYEPSDPDQKTSTRRALGMPLWFVYAILAALLWGIGGAMNRWVYELPNASEANFALYGIFADVLTIGVYGALLEREWKFPVKEGAWAALPLAISAVADGVLYLAYRLGPATLVTTLSGAYPAVTLVYAYFVIKERPTFLQWVCIALVFIGMLLSPGA from the coding sequence ATGTTTCTCCTGCTGAGCGGGCATTGGCTGGGGCCCACGCTGGTCGCATTCCTCCTCTACGGGATATCGGGCGGATTATTTAAGCAAGCCCTCGACGATATCCCGGTTTCCCGTTTCTGCCTGTACACGGTGGTGGTGGACGCCGTGGTCTACATGTCTTTTTTTCTGTACTGGCATAAGACCGGTTCTCATCCTCCGCCGTTTGCTCCCGAGGGACTGCAGTTCTTCTTCTGGGCGATGGTGTCCGGCCTGCTGGAAGGCATAGCCGGCATCCTCTATTACGAGTCCCTTTCGGGTGGCCCCGTGAGCATCGTCGGCACGGTTTCCGCGGCTTATCCGGTCGCGACCGCCGTGCTGGCCTTCATTTTTTTGGGAGAATTACTTATCCCCACTCAATACATAGGGGCCGCGTTGGTGGTCGCCGGGTGCATCGGCATTGCGTACGAACCTTCCGACCCCGACCAAAAGACCTCGACGCGCCGAGCTCTGGGAATGCCCTTATGGTTCGTCTATGCCATCCTTGCCGCGTTGCTGTGGGGGATCGGAGGGGCCATGAACCGGTGGGTCTATGAGCTGCCCAATGCGAGTGAGGCCAACTTTGCGCTGTACGGGATATTTGCCGACGTGCTCACCATCGGCGTCTACGGCGCGCTCCTGGAGCGCGAGTGGAAATTCCCCGTCAAGGAAGGGGCGTGGGCCGCCCTGCCGCTGGCGATAAGCGCCGTCGCCGACGGGGTGCTCTACCTTGCTTACAGGTTGGGCCCGGCCACGCTCGTGACGACCCTGTCGGGCGCCTACCCGGCGGTAACGCTGGTGTACGCGTACTTCGTCATCAAGGAGAGGCCCACGTTCCTTCAGTGGGTGTGCATCGCGCTGGTTTTTATCGGCATGTTGTTAAGCCCCGGCGCTTAG
- a CDS encoding FAD-dependent oxidoreductase encodes MARTPVAKALRLANLARRPGAPPLDELVEMRRESARLGIQSPWTRRRFLKTSGAATLALAGGGLLTSCAKLKGAPRIAVVGAGIAGLNAAYQLKKLGHRAEVYEASRRMGGRVYSVKDVLAPGLVTEVGGGFIDGDNEDMFSLAEELGLELTDLGGPSESDFYTLYLFGGKHYNDDDLVKAFEPIAERMEDDIKALHEAYRLYEEEGEDGWEKAIPSIAPLDNISVAEYLDRVGATGWVRTYIEVSFTTNGGLAIDQQTALTFIDSVNPDGTLYIFDENYGRHKFVEGCQEVIRGLADRLDEGQVRLGHRLEAVRSSGEGFTLTFEDPNGAAADVEADFVVMTVPFVLLRDIEMRMEMPDMKRRAIDEMGYGMNSKLLIGVNKRVWRKQGYFGEVYTDEPFQEAWDNSQMEGYEGDVGGLTIYSGGQSAFDVGEGTAEEQVERLMPGLEKAYPGVSAAYNGNIERFIWPTYPFSMCGYPDYKVGQVTTIAGWEGEPVGNMFFAGDHCSESLGQINGAAESGRRAAEALAARLEGKSVSET; translated from the coding sequence ATGGCACGAACTCCCGTTGCAAAGGCTCTGCGCCTCGCCAATCTTGCCCGGCGTCCCGGCGCTCCTCCTCTCGACGAGCTCGTCGAAATGCGCCGCGAGTCGGCGCGCCTGGGCATACAGTCTCCATGGACGCGGCGGCGTTTTTTGAAGACCTCCGGGGCCGCAACCCTGGCGCTCGCGGGCGGTGGTCTTCTGACGTCCTGCGCAAAGCTGAAGGGCGCGCCGCGCATCGCCGTCGTGGGGGCCGGGATCGCCGGCCTCAACGCCGCGTACCAGCTGAAGAAGCTGGGCCACCGCGCGGAGGTGTACGAGGCGAGCAGGCGCATGGGCGGGCGCGTTTACTCGGTCAAGGACGTCCTGGCGCCCGGCCTGGTGACCGAGGTGGGAGGCGGTTTCATAGACGGCGACAACGAAGACATGTTCTCCCTGGCGGAGGAGCTCGGTCTCGAGCTCACCGACCTGGGGGGCCCCAGCGAGAGCGATTTCTACACGCTATACCTCTTCGGGGGGAAGCACTATAACGACGACGACCTCGTGAAAGCCTTTGAGCCCATTGCCGAACGCATGGAGGACGACATCAAAGCACTCCATGAGGCCTACCGTCTCTACGAGGAAGAGGGAGAAGACGGCTGGGAAAAGGCCATTCCCTCGATAGCCCCGCTTGACAACATTTCCGTGGCGGAATATCTCGACCGCGTCGGCGCGACCGGCTGGGTCCGCACCTACATAGAGGTAAGCTTTACGACGAACGGGGGCCTCGCTATCGACCAGCAGACCGCTCTCACCTTCATCGACTCCGTCAACCCGGACGGCACCCTCTATATTTTTGATGAAAACTATGGGCGCCACAAATTCGTGGAAGGCTGCCAGGAGGTGATTCGCGGGCTCGCCGACCGCCTCGACGAGGGACAGGTCAGGCTCGGGCACCGGCTGGAGGCCGTCCGAAGCAGCGGCGAAGGCTTCACGCTGACCTTTGAGGACCCGAACGGCGCCGCGGCGGACGTCGAGGCGGACTTCGTCGTCATGACCGTTCCCTTCGTGCTCTTGCGCGACATCGAGATGCGAATGGAGATGCCGGACATGAAGAGGAGAGCCATCGACGAGATGGGCTACGGCATGAACTCCAAGCTGCTGATAGGCGTCAACAAGCGCGTGTGGCGCAAGCAGGGATACTTTGGCGAAGTCTACACCGACGAGCCGTTCCAGGAGGCGTGGGACAACAGCCAAATGGAGGGCTACGAGGGGGACGTCGGCGGACTCACTATTTACTCCGGCGGCCAAAGCGCTTTTGACGTGGGAGAGGGAACCGCCGAGGAGCAGGTCGAGCGCTTGATGCCGGGGTTGGAAAAAGCCTATCCCGGAGTCTCAGCCGCGTACAACGGCAACATCGAGCGCTTCATCTGGCCCACCTATCCCTTCTCCATGTGCGGTTATCCCGACTACAAGGTCGGCCAGGTGACCACCATCGCCGGCTGGGAAGGCGAGCCGGTGGGCAACATGTTCTTCGCGGGCGACCATTGCAGCGAGAGCTTGGGGCAGATAAACGGCGCCGCCGAGAGTGGAAGGCGCGCAGCCGAAGCCCTTGCGGCCCGCCTGGAAGGGAAAAGCGTAAGCGAAACCTAA
- a CDS encoding FAD-dependent oxidoreductase produces MRSKHFRGARTPLFNSVRRSMRLARNANRPDAPPLDELVEIAPTMSKRGRWTRRRFLKTSGAGALALAGGGLLTSCARMKGAPRIAIIGAGLAGLNAAYQLKKLGHRADVYEASKRTGGRIYTVKDALAPGLVTEVGGEWLNATDEDTLSLAEEFGLHLSDMWAPSEVVGLESLHLFEGKRYNEPQLIEAFQPIAALMEDDLAAFEIWDNDEEEGAEEAEVRVAELDGISVAEYLENIGATGWVRDLLDVTTTVESSMPTDQQSAINLVYSIAGKPGERVPGFLTMDFERYKVVEGCQEVTNGLAERLDEGQVKFGHRLEAVRSSGDGFTLTFQGPGGAASDVKADFVIMTVPFSILRDIEMRMELPDIKKKAIAELGYGSNSKLALGVHRRVWREQGYQGNTYSDEPFQSMYDNSENEGYLGEIGGFTLYSGGQAGIDLGEGTAQDQVERLMPGVERAYPGVTAELNGNVQRFVWHSYPFAKGSVPCRKVGQWTTIAYMEGDPVGNMFFAGDHCSWDFGFINGATESGRRAAEEIAARLG; encoded by the coding sequence ATGAGATCGAAGCATTTCCGAGGGGCTCGCACCCCTCTCTTTAACTCCGTGCGGCGCTCCATGCGCCTCGCCCGCAATGCGAACCGCCCAGATGCTCCTCCGCTCGACGAGCTCGTCGAGATTGCCCCGACAATGTCGAAACGGGGCCGGTGGACGCGCCGGCGCTTCTTGAAGACTTCCGGGGCGGGGGCACTAGCGCTCGCGGGCGGCGGCCTTCTGACGTCCTGCGCAAGGATGAAGGGCGCGCCGCGCATCGCCATAATCGGGGCGGGACTTGCCGGCCTCAACGCCGCGTATCAGCTGAAGAAGCTGGGCCACCGCGCGGACGTGTACGAGGCGAGCAAGCGCACGGGCGGGCGCATCTACACGGTCAAGGACGCTCTGGCGCCCGGCCTGGTGACCGAAGTGGGAGGAGAGTGGCTGAACGCCACCGACGAAGATACGCTCTCCCTGGCGGAGGAGTTCGGCCTCCACCTCAGCGACATGTGGGCCCCCAGCGAAGTCGTCGGGCTCGAGTCGCTACACCTCTTCGAGGGGAAGCGCTACAACGAACCCCAACTCATAGAGGCCTTTCAGCCCATTGCCGCGCTCATGGAGGATGATCTGGCCGCATTCGAGATATGGGACAACGATGAGGAAGAAGGCGCGGAGGAGGCCGAGGTCCGGGTGGCCGAGCTCGACGGGATTTCCGTCGCGGAGTATCTGGAAAACATCGGCGCGACCGGCTGGGTCCGCGACCTGCTGGACGTGACCACCACCGTCGAGTCGTCCATGCCGACCGACCAGCAGTCCGCCATCAACCTGGTTTATTCCATCGCGGGCAAGCCCGGCGAGAGAGTGCCCGGTTTTCTCACGATGGACTTCGAGCGATACAAGGTCGTGGAAGGCTGCCAGGAGGTGACAAACGGGCTCGCCGAGCGTCTCGACGAGGGGCAGGTCAAGTTCGGGCACCGGCTGGAGGCCGTCCGGAGCAGCGGTGACGGCTTCACCCTGACCTTCCAGGGCCCGGGCGGCGCCGCCTCGGACGTCAAGGCGGACTTCGTCATCATGACCGTTCCCTTCTCGATCCTGCGCGACATCGAAATGCGGATGGAGCTGCCGGACATCAAGAAGAAGGCCATCGCCGAGCTGGGCTACGGCTCCAACTCCAAGCTCGCTCTGGGCGTCCACAGGCGCGTGTGGCGCGAGCAGGGATACCAGGGCAACACCTACAGCGACGAGCCGTTCCAGTCGATGTACGACAACAGCGAAAACGAGGGCTACCTTGGTGAAATCGGCGGGTTCACCCTTTACTCCGGCGGCCAGGCCGGCATCGACCTGGGAGAGGGAACCGCCCAGGACCAGGTCGAGCGCCTGATGCCGGGAGTGGAGAGGGCTTATCCCGGAGTCACCGCTGAGCTCAACGGTAACGTCCAGCGCTTCGTATGGCACAGCTATCCCTTCGCCAAGGGCAGCGTCCCCTGCCGCAAGGTCGGCCAGTGGACCACCATCGCCTACATGGAAGGCGATCCGGTGGGCAACATGTTCTTCGCGGGCGACCATTGCAGCTGGGACTTCGGGTTTATAAACGGCGCCACCGAGAGCGGAAGGCGCGCCGCCGAAGAAATCGCGGCCCGCCTGGGCTAG
- a CDS encoding FAD-dependent oxidoreductase, whose amino-acid sequence MKLKNSRTARTPLAKALRLARTANRRDAPPADELVEMRRESARPGTRAPWTRRRFLKTSAAAAAVTLAGGSVLASRKKKTKCAKAKGAAPRIAVVGAGLAGLSAAYKLKKLGHRAEVYEAAKRMGGRIYTAYDVMAPGLFAELGGEWVNEDHEEVLSLVKELGLELSDLNAPSEGKLLSSNYFEGTNYTDAQLIEALQPVVALMEDDIRTLRKAYRAYMRGNLEKARSLAAPLDEISMEEYLDRIGASGWVRTFLDVASGSNGGLEPGQQTAINILGSVYLEPPSMYLFDEGEERYKIVGGCQGIIRGLADGLDEGQVKPAHRLEAVKSSGDGFTLTFQDPKGSALDVKADFVIMTVPFSILRDIEMRMEMPPDIKKAIAEMGYGVHTKLLAGVDKRVWREKGYSGGAYTDEPFQVAYDNSQMTGYEGDVGGLTFYLGGQASIDAGAGTAPEQVERLMLGAEKVFPGVTAVLNGKTHRFDWGAYPYALGGYPCLKPGQLTTFGDPSEPLGNMLFAGDHCSEYGGYINGAVESGMRVAKDLVDRLGGKA is encoded by the coding sequence ATGAAATTAAAGAATTCCCGAACGGCGCGAACTCCCCTCGCAAAGGCCCTGCGTCTCGCCCGCACTGCGAACCGCAGAGACGCGCCTCCGGCGGACGAGCTCGTCGAGATGCGCCGCGAGTCGGCGCGCCCGGGCACGCGGGCTCCGTGGACGCGGCGGCGCTTCCTGAAAACCTCCGCGGCTGCGGCGGCCGTCACGCTGGCGGGCGGAAGTGTTCTGGCGTCCCGCAAGAAGAAGACGAAGTGCGCGAAGGCGAAGGGCGCCGCGCCGCGCATCGCCGTCGTCGGGGCGGGACTTGCCGGCCTGAGCGCCGCGTACAAGTTGAAGAAGCTGGGCCATCGCGCGGAGGTGTACGAGGCCGCGAAGCGCATGGGCGGGCGCATCTACACGGCATACGACGTCATGGCGCCGGGACTTTTCGCCGAGCTGGGAGGCGAATGGGTGAACGAAGACCATGAAGAGGTGCTTTCCCTGGTGAAGGAGCTTGGTCTGGAACTCAGCGACCTGAACGCTCCCAGCGAAGGGAAGCTTCTCTCGTCGAACTACTTCGAGGGGACGAACTACACGGATGCCCAGCTTATAGAGGCACTTCAGCCAGTCGTCGCGCTCATGGAGGACGACATTCGCACGCTCAGGAAAGCCTACCGCGCCTACATGAGGGGCAACCTGGAAAAAGCCCGTTCCCTGGCTGCTCCGCTCGACGAGATTTCCATGGAGGAATACCTCGACCGCATCGGCGCGTCCGGCTGGGTCCGCACCTTCCTGGACGTGGCGTCCGGGTCGAACGGAGGCCTCGAACCCGGCCAGCAGACGGCTATCAATATCCTCGGCTCCGTCTACCTGGAGCCCCCATCGATGTATCTTTTCGATGAGGGCGAGGAGCGATACAAAATCGTGGGAGGCTGCCAGGGGATAATACGCGGGCTAGCCGACGGCCTCGACGAGGGGCAGGTCAAGCCCGCACACCGGCTGGAGGCCGTGAAAAGCAGCGGCGACGGCTTCACGCTGACCTTCCAGGACCCGAAAGGCTCCGCGTTGGACGTCAAGGCGGACTTCGTCATCATGACCGTCCCCTTCTCGATACTGCGCGACATCGAAATGCGTATGGAGATGCCGCCTGACATTAAGAAAGCCATCGCCGAGATGGGCTACGGCGTCCACACCAAGCTCCTGGCGGGCGTCGACAAGCGCGTGTGGCGTGAGAAGGGGTACTCGGGCGGCGCATACACCGATGAGCCGTTCCAGGTGGCGTACGACAACAGCCAGATGACGGGCTACGAGGGTGACGTCGGCGGGCTCACCTTCTACTTGGGCGGGCAGGCGAGCATCGACGCCGGGGCGGGAACCGCTCCCGAGCAGGTCGAGCGTTTAATGCTAGGGGCAGAGAAGGTTTTTCCCGGAGTCACCGCCGTGCTTAACGGCAAGACTCATCGCTTCGACTGGGGCGCCTATCCCTACGCCCTGGGCGGTTATCCCTGCCTCAAGCCCGGCCAGCTGACCACCTTCGGCGACCCGAGCGAGCCGTTGGGCAACATGCTCTTCGCGGGCGACCATTGCAGCGAGTACGGTGGGTATATAAACGGCGCCGTCGAGAGCGGAATGCGCGTCGCGAAGGACCTTGTGGACCGTCTGGGAGGAAAAGCTTAA
- a CDS encoding FAD-dependent oxidoreductase, whose product MARSFLANALRLARFANRRGVPPADELVEMRRESALPGARAPWTRRSFLKTSSVATLALASGSLLTSCARTKGAPRVAVVGAGLTGLNAAYTLKKLGLRAEVYEASKRMGGRIYSAYDVMAPGLFAELGGEWLNEGDDEAFSLVKELGLEINDLMAPGERDFLMSYYFEGTNYTDAQVMEAIQPIVARMEDDINTVEEAYRIEEEEDDWEKAVTLLSPLDNISIAEYLDRVGASGWPRAYLDVASSIGGAETDQQSALTFIGSVSLEFPTFYLLDDGSERYKLVGGWQGAIRGLAERVEGQVKLGHRLEAVKSSGDGFTLTFEDPNGSALDVEADFVIMAIPFSMLRDVEMRMEMPPGKKKAIDEIGYGVHTKLLAGVDKRVWREQGYAGATYTDEPFRGMYDNSRMAGYEGDVGGLTFYLAGQASRDAEAGTAEEQVERLMPGAEKVFPGVSAEFNGKTHRFNWGAFPYAKGSYAVYKPGQWTTINGWEGEPVGNMLFAGDHCSEDYQGYINGAIETGRRTAERLAARLGKKASEKPQQT is encoded by the coding sequence ATGGCGCGATCTTTCCTTGCAAACGCTCTGCGTCTCGCCCGATTTGCGAACCGCCGCGGCGTGCCTCCGGCGGACGAGCTCGTCGAAATGCGCCGCGAGTCGGCGCTCCCGGGCGCACGGGCACCGTGGACGAGGCGGAGCTTCTTGAAGACTTCCTCCGTCGCAACACTGGCGCTCGCAAGCGGAAGCCTTCTGACGTCATGCGCGAGGACGAAGGGCGCGCCGCGCGTCGCCGTCGTCGGGGCGGGACTTACCGGACTGAACGCCGCGTATACGCTGAAGAAGTTGGGTCTCCGCGCGGAGGTATACGAGGCGAGCAAGCGCATGGGCGGGCGCATCTACTCGGCCTATGACGTCATGGCGCCGGGACTTTTTGCCGAGCTGGGAGGCGAGTGGCTGAACGAAGGCGACGATGAGGCATTCTCCCTGGTGAAAGAGCTTGGGCTCGAGATCAACGACCTGATGGCCCCCGGCGAGAGGGATTTTCTCATGTCGTACTACTTCGAGGGGACGAACTACACCGATGCCCAGGTCATGGAAGCGATTCAGCCCATTGTCGCGCGCATGGAGGACGACATCAACACGGTCGAGGAGGCCTACCGTATCGAGGAGGAAGAAGACGACTGGGAAAAGGCCGTTACCTTGCTATCCCCGCTTGACAACATTTCCATAGCGGAATATCTCGACCGCGTCGGTGCGTCGGGTTGGCCCCGCGCCTACCTGGACGTGGCCTCTTCAATCGGGGGCGCCGAAACCGACCAGCAGTCCGCTCTTACCTTCATCGGCTCCGTCTCCCTGGAGTTCCCCACGTTCTATCTTTTAGATGATGGCAGCGAGCGATACAAACTCGTGGGAGGCTGGCAGGGAGCGATTCGCGGGCTCGCCGAGCGCGTCGAGGGACAAGTCAAGCTCGGACACCGGCTGGAGGCCGTGAAAAGCAGCGGCGACGGCTTCACGCTGACCTTCGAGGACCCGAACGGCTCCGCGTTGGACGTCGAGGCGGACTTCGTCATCATGGCCATCCCCTTTTCGATGCTGCGCGACGTCGAAATGCGGATGGAGATGCCGCCCGGCAAGAAGAAAGCCATCGACGAGATTGGCTACGGCGTCCACACCAAGCTCCTGGCGGGCGTAGACAAGCGCGTGTGGCGCGAGCAGGGATACGCGGGCGCTACCTACACCGATGAGCCGTTCCGGGGGATGTACGATAACAGCCGAATGGCGGGCTACGAGGGGGACGTCGGCGGGCTCACTTTTTACCTGGCCGGGCAGGCGAGCCGTGACGCTGAGGCGGGAACCGCCGAGGAGCAGGTCGAGCGCTTAATGCCGGGAGCGGAAAAAGTTTTTCCCGGAGTTTCCGCCGAGTTCAACGGCAAGACCCACCGCTTCAACTGGGGCGCCTTTCCCTACGCCAAGGGCAGTTATGCCGTCTATAAGCCCGGCCAGTGGACCACCATCAACGGCTGGGAGGGCGAGCCGGTGGGCAACATGCTCTTCGCGGGCGACCATTGCAGCGAGGACTACCAAGGGTATATAAACGGCGCCATAGAGACTGGAAGGCGCACCGCCGAAAGACTCGCGGCCCGCCTGGGAAAAAAAGCTTCAGAGAAACCTCAACAAACCTGA